The Thermodesulfobacterium sp. TA1 sequence TACCCTAAGGTTGTAGAGGTCAGGTCGCAAATTCATTAAGCCAGATGACCTCTTCTTTTATCAGGCTTTTGACTCTCTCAGTATTCTCCATTGCCCTTTGGATTGTAGTAAACTATTTGAATATCTGCTCTATGACAAGTGTTGCCATATCTCTCATAAAAGAAGCCGCTGTTAGCTGAGAGTCATTGTAACTTATAAGCTTAAGCCCTCTACCCCTCACACCTTGAGCCAATTTCCTCCAATACTGTCTCGGTCTCTCTGCCCTTGGTTTCCTCCCTTGAGCTGTCCTCTTCACCTTATGAACTGTCTGCGTGGCAAGTAATCTATGCTCTCTCATGAGCATATAAACCCTTTTGTGATTGATCTTTAAACCCTCTCTAACTTAAACCAGGCGGTAACTTGCCTATGTCCCCAAAAAGGATGCTCTGGTTTTATCGCCTTTATCCTCCTCAAAAGTTCTTCATCCTTTGGACTTTCTGCTAACCATTCAACAACCTTTACCTTTTTGGCAGCATAAAGCTCTCCCTTGATATTCCTAAAGCCTTACAGGCAGCTCTAATCGTATATCAAGCTTTCTTAAGCATCTCTATTGCCTCTATCTTGTTTTTAATAGGTCCTTTTTTTGCCAGCTTCAAGAAATTTATCCCTCCATCGGTAATATAAGGTTTGGCTGATTTTATGCTCCCTGCATATATCAGCTACTGACCTTTTTCCTTTAGCCCCTCAAGGAATATTGTTAATTTTTCCTCTGCCGTCCATTACCTCTGTTCATCTCACACCTCCTGTCTTAATATTTTATCCCTACCTAACAAGAGAGTTTAACCTCTACAACTCTGGTGTGTCCAGTCCTTATGGGGTTCAGTATATTTCCCTGTATTTCGGCAATACAGAAACTTGATTTTTGTATATACATACATTAATCTTGTTTCTAATAGGTTAGGAGGTGATGTGTGGTGTGGTTAAGTGGTGTGGCAGGAGGTCAGGTGTTAAAAGCCTTTATTTTACAGGCTTTCGGTGATGGCACAGTGGACTCTGGATCCACGAGTGGAGGTTCGAGTCCTCCTCCCCCAGCCATTTATCTTTTTATCAACCTTTCTAAGGCATCTATAACTTCTTCTACTGAGATAGAACTTAAGCATTTATAATGCCCGTAAGGGCAGGTTCTTTTAAAACAAGGATTACAGGGCATTTTGTGCTGTAAAACTATAGCTTTGGGGTTTAAAGGGCCTGTTTTTTCGGGGTCTGTAGACCCAAACAGGGCTACTTGAGGTTTTTTAAGAGTAGCAGCAAGATGCATAAGCCCTGAGTCGTTAGAAACTATTGCTTCAGCTAAAGCAAACATACCTGCTACGGTTATTAAGTCGGTTTTTCCGCAGAGGTTATACACTTCTTTTACTTCTGTTTGGATAAAGTCTCCTACGTTTTTTTCTTTTTCTCCCCCTGCAACCACTACCGTCCATCCCTTTTTTACTAAGTTTTTAGCAAGTTTTTGGTAGTATTCCTTAGGCCACATTTTAGCCGGTCCGTAGGCTGCCCCAGGGGCAAGGATGATAAAAGGCTTTTCTTCCAGCCCTTTTAAAAAATTTTTAGCCTTAGTTATAGCCTCTTTCCCTAAGGGCAAAGAAAGGTCTCTGTGGTTGCAAGGAAGTTTTAAAGCTTCTAAGAGATAAAGGTAGTAATCCCTTTGATGAAGGGTTAGTTTAGGTGGTTTGACTGCTTTGGTTAATAGAAAACTTCTCAAATCTTTGGCATAACCCCATCTTTCCTTTAGTCCAGCCCTAAAAAACAGCCAGGCAGAGGAAAAGGAATTGGTAAGAAGAAGCCCTGTTTGGTGGTTAAAAGGTTTTAGAAGATTAAGGTTTTTCTTGAAGTTGCCTTTTTCATAATAAAGAACTTCGGTGTTGGGGAAAAACTTGAAAAGGTCTACGATAGACTGAGGTCCTAAGAGATAAATTTTTTCATGTTGACAGAGGTTGTGATATACAGGGGTTGCCATCAAGGCATCCCCTAACCAATTAGGAATGCGTATAACCATAAAACAGCCTCTTCACCACCAAGGTGGCGTAAGACCCTTTTTCTAAAAAGAAAATCAGTTTTACCTCATCGTCGGTTAGTTTTTCCCAAACTAAATTTTCTGGAAAGATAACCGCCGGTCTGGGATAGGTCTTGAAAACCAAGCCTTTGATAAAACTTCTTAGTTGAGAAACATTTTCAAGTCCTTCCTTTTGGCAGACCTTTTCGTAGAATTTTGGGATGTCTATAGAAGAGCTGTTTTTATCAAACCTAAGTTTAGGGGAAGGAAGGGGTAGTTTTAGGGTTTTTATACTTTCCCATTTGTTCTCGGGGACCTCTCGGTAAAAGAAAAGATCGCCTAAAAGATAAGGGGCTTTAAAATGGTTAAGTCCAAGTTTTTGCAGGATTTCTTTTAAGATTTCGTTCCAAAGAAAGCTCTGGTAGGCATTTCCAAGAAAAAAGAGATATTCTTGGTCTACTAAGTTCAAAGCCCTTTTAAAGGTGCGTTTAGAGGGTTTATGTTCTGCCAAAAATTGAAAAAGGTTTTTCTCCCAACTCAATTTGGCAAACTCTAAGCATTTTTTAAAGTCACCCCAATGTTTTTTAAGACAATCTCTAAGTTTTCTGTTTTTTTCTATTTCTACAGGGCTGGCTTCGGCAAACATTAAATAAAGGGCTTTTTCATAGTTACCTTTAATGATTTCCTTAGCAGCAAACTCTTTAGAGGTTTTTACTGAACCAAACCTTTGGTCATCAAAATAATTAGCTAATCCGTATTTTTTTACTAACTCTATTTCTTTATCCAATCGTTTAGGTTCTACACGAAAGTTTTTTACTCTAATTTCAAAACGGTTACCTAAAAGAAGGTCTTTTGACATAGGTTTGGTGGTTTGCCCTAAATAGATTAACTCAAATTCTTTGGTTTTGATGTCTTTTTTAGGACCGTTTTTGATGGTGATAAACTGTTGAGCTATAGCCTTTTTATCTTTTAACCCCCCAAATCCTATAGAGTTCATCGAAATGCGAATGAATTTGGCTATCTTCCCTAAAGCATCCCAAGTAGAGATGTTGTATTTTTTTAATAAATATAAAGAGAATTCACCCTTTCCTTCTGGAAAGATTTCTGCAACCTCAGAGACGATAAAATCTTCTAAGCTTTCTTTGATTTTCATCATAGCTTTTTCCAATATATCATAGAAGTGAGGTTTTAGTAAGATGCTTGTTTTATGTTTAAAAAGTATTAAATTTAAGTAAATATTTTTTAGTAGGAGGAAAAGGAAGGGAATGATTACTAAGCTTTTGTCAAAGATTGTAGGCACTAAAAACGAAAGAGAATTAAAGAAAATAAGACCTATCGTGGACAGGATAAACAGTTTAGAACCAGAGGTTAAGAAGCTTTCTGATGAGGCTCTTTCCAGAAAAACTATAGAGTTTAAGGAAAGGATAGAAAGAGGGGCAAGCTTAGACGAACTTTTACCCGAAGCTTTTGCTGTGGTTAGAGAGGCAGCAAGACGTGTTTTGGGTATGAGACACTTTGACGTTCAGCTTATCGGAGGGGTGGTTTTACATCAAGGAAAGATCGCGGAAATGAAGACAGGTGAGGGTAAAACTTTAGTAGCTACTCTTCCTGCCTATCTTAACGCTTTAACAGGAAAAGGGGTTCACATCGTTACGGTAAACGATTACTTAGCCAAAAGAGACGCCGAGTGGATGGGACCGGTTTATCGGTTTTTGGGTCTTACCGTAGGATATTTACAAAATCAAATGGATGAGGTAGAGCGTAAAAAGGCTTATCAGTGTGATATTACCTATGGAACTAACAGTGAATTTGGTTTTGACTACCTTCGTGATAACATGAAGTATTCCTTAGAAGATATGGTGCAAAGAGGTCATCATTATGCCATCATAGACGAGGTAGACTCCATCTTGATAGACGAAGCAAGAACCCCGCTTATCATCTCGGGTCCTTCTGAAGAATCTACGGACATTTATTATTTTGTAGACGAAATCGTCAGAAAGCTCAAAAAGGATATACACTTTACCGTAGATGAAAAGACTAAAAACGCTACTTTAACCGAAGAGGGGATTGCTGAATGCGAACAATTATTGGGAATAAAAAACCTTTACAACCCTCGTTATGTTAGATTAGTGCATCACATACATCAAGCTTTAAGGGCTCATCATCTGTTTAAGAGGGATGTAGACTATGTGGTTAAGGATGGCAAGATTATCATCGTAGACGAGTTTACCGGAAGGCTTATGCCAGGTAGAAGATGGAGTGATGGACTTCATCAGGCAATAGAGGCTAAGGAGCGGGTAAGGATAGAAGCAGAAAACCAGACCTTAGCGATGATTACCATTCAAAACTATTTTAGGATGTACGAAAAATTAGCAGGAATGACCGGAACCGCTGAAACTGAGGCTGCAGAGTTTAAACAGATATATAACTTAGACGTAGTGGTGATACCAACTCATAAACCTATGATAAGAATAGACTACCCTGATGTAGTTTTCAGGACTCAGAAAGAAAAGTTTGAAAAAGTGGTAGAAGAGATAGAACAGGCCTACAAGCAAGGCAGACCGGTTTTGGTAGGTACAACCAGCATAGAAAAAAGCGAACTTTTATCTAAGATGTTAAAGAAAAAGAAAATATCTCATCAAGTGCTTAATGCTAAACATCACGAAAAAGAAGCAGCCATCATCGCTCAAGCAGGTAGGTCCTATGCGGTTACTATAGCAACTAACATGGCTGGTAGAGGGGTAGACATCCTTTTAGGAGGTAATCCTGAAGGGTTAGCTAAGGCTCAACTTGAGGCTGAAGGATATGACCTTTCTGAAATAGATGAGAGAGCTTGGAACGAAGTTTTAGCCATGGCTAAACAAGGGATAGACCCTACAGAAAAATATAAAGAATATTGGGCTAAAGTTTTATACGAAAGATATTTAGAATGTCAAAAAGATGCAGAAAAAGTTAAAGCCTTAGGAGGACTTTACGTTATAGGCACAGAAAGACATGAATCGAGAAGAGTGGACAATCAGTTAAGGGGTAGGGCAGGAAGACAGGGAGATCCAGGGGCTTCTAAGTTTTTCCTTTCCTTAGAGGATGAACTTTTACGTCTTTTTGGTTCAGATAAGCTTAAAGGTTTTATAGAAAAGTTAGGGCTTCCTGAAGGAGAGCCTTTAGAGCATCCTTGGTTGTCAAGGGCTATAGAACAAGCCCAGAAAAAGGTAGAGGCCTATCATTTTGAGATAAGAAAACATCTTCTTGAGTATGACGATGTTATGAACCAACAAAGAGAAACTATTTATGCTCAAAGAAAAGAGGTGTTGAAAAGTGATTCTGTAAAAGACTGGATTTTTTCAATGATAGAAGAGACGACAAACGATTTGGTAGAAGAGGCTTTTATAGAAAGAAAGGAGCTTACTCATGAGGAGTTAAAAGGTTTGGTAGAAAGGGTAAAAGAGATTTTTGCCTTTAATGTAACCTTTGGTGAAGGGAAACATTCTAAAGAAAAGGTTTTAGAATTTTTGAAAAATACCCTTTTAGAGTTTTACGAGAATAAGGAAAAGGTCATCGGACCTGATAACATGAGGGCTATTGAAAAGTATTTCTTGTTAAATACGATAGATAATCTATGGAGAGAACATCTGTTGATGCTTGACCATCTTAGGGATAGTGTAGGCTTAAGGGGTTATGGGCAGAAAAACCCGTTACAAGAGTATAAACGAGAGGCTTTTCATCTGTTTGTAGAACTTATGAGAAAGATAAGAGAGACAACCCTTTCTTATCTCTTTAGGGTTGAAATAAAAGAAGCGTCAGAGATAGAAGGGGTGCTTGAGTTAGAGGAAGAGGTAGATACTCAGAAGCTTGAATACAAAAGAGAGGATGTTTTTGAAGAAAAGACAAATCCTGAAAAATCTCAACCAGTAAGGGTGCAAAAGGTGGGAAGAAACGACCCTTGCCCTTGTGGTAGTGGTAAAAAATATAAAAAATGTTGCGGTAAAAACTTAGAAGAGGAGGGAAAAAGTGAAATGTCCTAAATGTGGTTATGTGTTTTCTGAAGAGTATACACAATGTTTAAAATGCGGTAATACCATGACCCTTATTTTAGAGGTGTTGGGGGATTTTCCGTCTCCAGCAAAAGAGCCTTTTTTATCGGTTGAAGACTTTATGAAACAACCTCTTATAGAAGAGCCAGAAGGAGGAGAAACTCCTCCTCCCCCTAAAGAGATTGAGTTAAAATTACCTGAATAAAGGTTTTTTAAGGAAATCTATCTCCCCAGAAGTCTTTTTTAGTGCCTTCGGCAAGTTCTTTAGTTTCAAATAAGGCTTTCTGATAATAAAGAGTAACTACTTTTTTAGCCTCTTGGTAGATATTAGTATCAGGGAAGTTATTAAGGATATAAAGGACTCGGTTGTAAGCCGCCCGGTAATACCCTATCTTGTAGTAAAATTGAGCTACGTAAAATTCATGTTTAGCTAACTGTTCTCGAAGTTCTTTAATCCTTTTAGCTGCTTCAGCCCGATAAGGATTTTGAGGATAAGATTGTAATAGCCTTTGATAGGTTTCTATTGCCTTTTTGGCATAGGATTGGTCTCTGTCAAAAGTGAGCCTAAGTTTATAATAGCAGGTGCCTATTTGAAAGATAACATAAGGTATGGCTTCATTGTTAGGGTAGAATTTTTCAAAAGATTCATAAAGAGAAAGGGCCTCTAAGTATTCACCTTCCCAGAACTTAGAGTCAGCCATCCTCAACTCAGCCAAGATAGCCTGAGGACTTCCTGGATAAAGGTCTCTTATCTTTTTATAGTACTCGTAAGAAAGGTCATAGCTTCCTCTGTTAAAAAATCTTTCTGCATCTCTTAATAAGGTCCCTAAGTCTTCTTCTTCGGTTTTGCTAGATTTTTGAGAAATTTCTTTTCCAAATTTAGAAGAGATTTGAGATCCGATCTTAGAAACCGTTCCACATCCATAAAGACTAATCAATATGCTCAAACTAAAAATCCATAAAAGGATAAAGGTTGGTTTAAGGCTTTTAAGCATATACCTTTAAGCTAAAACTTTGTTTAAGGCGTTTACTATGGTGTTTTTAGAAACAGCCCCTACGATTACCTCTACAGGCTCTCCGTTTTTAAAGATGATAAGGGTGGGGATGGCTCTTATTCCATATTTTCCTGGGGTAATAGGATTTTCGTCTACGTTTAATTTCATTACCTTAACTTTACCTTCAAACTCCTCTGCTATTTCATCGATTATTGGTGCAATCACCCTACAAGGGCCACACCAAGCAGCCCAAAAATCAACCAAGACAGGGATTGGTGATTGGAGAACCTCCGTTTCAAAAGTTTCGTCCGTTACCTTTGGTGCCCCCATGTTAACCTCCTTTAAATATTTTAGTAAAAAAATACATTAACCTAAAACCCTAAAACTGCAACCCTTTTTATCCTAAAAAACCTCTTTTTAAAACCAAAAAAAGTTTTTTAAGAACGGTCTCAAGCTCTTTGTTAAATTTTTCATTTTTTATGAGAAAATAGTTATAAGCCATGACAGCCGGTATAGCACAAAAAAGCCCCATAGCAGTGTTGATAAGGGCCTCAGCTATGCCAGGGGCTACTGTAGCTAAACTGGCACTCCCTTTTAATCCAATATCATGAAAGGCTTTCATAATACCCCAGACCGTGCCAAAAAGTCCTATAAATGGTGCCACATTACCGGTTGTGGCAAGAAAACCTAAACCCTTATTTAGGTTCAAAAGCATCCGTTCTTTTTCTAAGGAAATCAACTCCTCAAGCTCTTTTTCAGCAAGATTTATCTTGAAACGCTCGTCAGCAATTTTGGGAGTAGCCGTCCTGAAGTAATAATCGTATATTTCACCAAAACCTGCTACCATCCTTTTAATCCCTTTAGAAATTAAATTTTGGTCTAAAGATTTAACCAATTTGATTAAACCTGAAAAATCTTTGGTGCTTTCAAGGCTTTTGTTAAAGTCTTCAAGATCATTGGCAAAGGATTTATACCTAAAATAATTGGCGATGATGTAATACCAACTTTGGATACTAAAAAAGACTAATAGTAAAAGTACGGCTTTGCCTACATACCCTGTTTGAGAAAAAAGTTTCCAAAATTCCATCTATCCTCTCCAAACCAATTCGTTGATGTCTTTTTCTATTTTTAGAAGGTTTTTTAAATACGTCAACCCTTTTAAAGCACCTTCTTTTAGGTTAAAGGTGTGTTCTGTTACGTAGGTGTCTACGTGAAGTTTTATCACTTCTTCATCAAGTTCTTGGGCGTAAAACTTTAGCAAAGGTAGCACCTCTTTCCAGTGTTCTTTTGCCCACAAAAGGCTTTCTCTAAAGGCGTTTACTAAGGATTGTTTGAGTTGAGGGGATAGGTCTTTTTTGATAAAAAAACCTCCTAAAGGCACCGGAGCCACTGTTTGTCTTTCCCAATATTCTCCCAGGTCACAAATTTGATAAAGACCATGCTTTTGGTAAACAAAACGACCTTCGTGAATCAAAACCCCTAAGTCAGCTTTTTTCTCTAAAAGAAAAGGTATGATTTGATCATAACGGACGAAGACCTTATTTATCTCACCTTGGTAAAAAAATCGAAAAAGCAAATGTGCGGTGGTATGCTCTCCAGGGATAGCTATGGTAAGGTTGGGAAAATCTTCTGGGCTGTAAGGTTTAAGGCTTACTATCAAAGGACCAGCCCCAAATCCTAAAGCCGCCCCTACAGGCATAAGTTCATAGGTCTGATAAAGTTTATCCCAGATGGCAAAAGAGGTTTTAATTACCGGTATGTGGCCTTCAATTCCTAATCGGTTTAAGGTTTCTATGTCTTCAAACCGAAAGGTTAAGTTTATCCCTGGGTTTATCCTTTTTAATAAAAGCCCAGAAAGGATAAAAACGTCGTTAGGGCAAGGGGAAAGGGCTATGGTTAAAGGTTTTTCAGACATTTAGCCACCTCTCTTAAGACCTGAGAAGCTTTATTTAAATCCCAGGGTTTGTCAGGTGCTTCTAAAAGATTGCTTATTACCCTTACCTCTAAAAGCTCAATCCCCAGTTTTTCTGCAGCCTTAGCTACCCCAAAGCCTTCCATGTTTTCTGCAACCACTTTAAATCGATTTTTAAAAAAAAGGCTTCGTTCTGGGTCGTAAGAGGTTGCACAAACAGTAGCCATAGGTCCAACTAAGGTTCTCAGCCCCTTGTTTTTAAGCAGTTTTTCTACCTTTGATACTAAAACTGAAGGAAATTCTATTTCTTGACTTACCTTCAGTTTTTCTGGGAGACTTTCATAGCGGTCTTTATGTTTTCTTCCAAAATCAACCCATACTTCTTTAGAGGCAATCACCACGTCCCCTTCCCTTAATCCGGTATTAGGATAGCCACCTGCCCATCCTATAAGCACAAACCTTTTGTCTAGGTTATTCTGGAAAAGAAGAGTACAGGTCACCGAAGCTTCAACCACTCCTATCCCGGTTAAACTATATTCTATATCTAAATCAGAAATAGAAGAAGCCTCAAATTCTGAAGGTACAAGAAAAGAAATCTTTTTCATTTCAAGGCTTCTAACTCAAGGTTATCATCAAGGTAGACTATTTCCCCATGAATTCCTAAGGATAAAAGTTCTTCTAAAATAAAATCTACCTCGTTGCACCGGATAAGATTTCCTTCAGAATAGAAGGGAAGATATATTCTTACTTGAGGAGGGTTTAATCCCACAGCCTCTACCTCTATCTTTGCCTCTTCAGGCAGGCCTTTAAGTCTTTCTTTTAAAAATTTTTTGGTAAAAAGTTTTACATCTTTTAAATTTTTAAAACTTTTTTTCACCTCAAAATGCCACTTCCCATTTTTAAAAAACATTTTACCTTTAAAAATAAAAAATAGCAATCAAAAATGAAGGCTTATATAGGAACTTCTGGTTGGAGTTACTATTCGTTTAAAGGTATTTTATATCCAGTAGAAAGTAAGCCTAAGGACTGGCTTTCTATTTACGCTAAACATTTTAACACCGTAGAGGTTAACGTTACCTTTTACCGACTTCCTTCTTCTAAGACGTTTGAGAAATGGTATGCAGAAACCCCGGAGGATTTCGTCTTTTCGTTAAAGGCACCCAAGATTATTACCCATGTAAAAAGATTAAAAGAGGTTTTAGAGGATTTAAGGGAGTTTTTAAAAAGAATAGCTGTTTTAAAAGAAAAGGCTAAAGTTTTACTTTTTCAGTTTCCCCCGTCTTTAAAGTTTGAGAAGAATTTGATAGAAAACTTTTTAAAGGTTTTACCTTCTGATTATTTAATGGTTATAGAAATAAGAAATCAGTCTTTTCATACAGAAGAGTTTGTAGATATGGTTAGAGAAAAAGGGATATGTCTTTGTTTTTCTGATTGCGGGAAAAGATATCCTTCCTGGTATGAGGTACAGACTACAGATTTTTTGTATGTTAGATTGCATGGAAGAGAAAAACTTTACGTTTCTAAGTATAAAGAAGAGGAGTTAAAAGCTTTAGTTAAAAGCTTAAAAAGGTTTGAGTTTAAAGAGCTTTTTGTTTATTTTGATAACACAGCGTTAGGGCATGCGGTTACAGATGCTTTAACCTTTAAGTCCCTTGTAGAGGTTTAGGATAGGTCTTCTTCAGCGAGTGCTTGATAGAGCTTAAAAAGATGTGGTATTTCTTCATCTTGGAAAAGGGTTCTAATCTCTAAGATGTCTGGTTTGATTTTAAGGAAGACATCTACCAGTTCAGGGTCAAACCGAGTCCCTTTTTCGGATTTAATGATCTGTAAGGCTATATCATAGGGTAAAGCCCTTCGGTAAGGTCTGTTTGAAGTGAGGGCATCAAACACATCGGCTATGGCTACTATTCTTGCAAAAAGAGGTATTTTTTTACCTTTTAACCCGCAAGGATAACCTTTCCCATCCCATCTTTCGTGGTGATAAAGGGCGATTTTTTGAGCGGCTTTAAGGTATTTTATGTTAGAACCTTCTAAAATTTTAGCCCCTATAATCGTGTGAAGTTTCATGATTTCCCATTCTTTTGGGGTAAGTGGGCCAGGTTTAAGAAGGATCTTGTCAGGAATACCTAATTTACCTATGTCATGAAGCGGAGAGGCGTATTGAAGGATTTCTATTTGACTTTGGGAAAGTCCTATGGCTTCTGCGATCCTACTACAGTAAAAGCTTATTCTATGAATGTGGGATCCTGTGTGTTCATCTCTGTATTCTGCAGCTTTAGCAAGCCTATGAATAATTTCTAAGGAAAGCTTTCTTATCTCTTCATGTGCTTCGTTTAACCCTAAATAAATTTTCTGAATTTCTTTGGTTTTTTGAATTACCTCTCTTTCCAGGTTGGCTTGGTAAGTCTTTAAAAACTCACGATATTTTTTATTTTTACTTAAAGTTTTTATCCTTACGAAAAGCTCTGGAATAAAAATCGGTTTGGTTAAAAAATCGTCTGCTCCTGCTGCAAGACAGTTAATTTTAGTTTCTAAATCGTTTACCCCGGTAATGATGATTACCCCTATTTCAAAGGTTTGATTGTTGTTTTTGATAATTTTACACAAGGAAAGACCGTCCAATCCAGGTAATAGATAGTCTATTAGAGCGATGTCTGGGTTTACTTCCTCAAGCTTAGCCAAAAACTCTTGCCCAGTTTTCGCAGAAAAAACCTTAAATCCTTCTAAACTTAAAACCTCGGCTAAAGAGGTTCTAATATGGTCGTCGTCATCTACTAAAAAAACCTTGGTATGTTCAGGCGCTTCTATCTCTGGCAAAAACATCTTTCAGCTTCCTTTAGGTCTTCCAAAGTATTTAAATTAATAAAATTTTTGGGATTTACCAGACTGTCTTTTAATATTAAGACTCTCCCTTTATTCATAAGATGATTAAAAAATCTAAAAAGGCTATACTTAGGAGACATAGTGAAAAAAGTTTCTATTTCATCTTTTAGCCATACAGGATATACCCCAGGAAAAGGTTTTATTTTTTCTTGTCCTTGGGAAAGAAGGACAAACCCATGACAAAAGATCTCAGAAAGAGAGGTTAAAAATTTAAGAAAGCTAAGTTCTACCAGAGGTTGGTCTACTGCTAAAAAAAGCACGCTTCCTTCGTTAAAAGCTGAAACCCCAGACCATATCCCTGAAATAGGGCCCTCTATCTTAGGATTTTTATCATAGATAAAAGTAAAA is a genomic window containing:
- a CDS encoding molybdenum cofactor guanylyltransferase, with product MKVVVLAGGKGERIGGEKPLKPFLGKPLAYWVFEIAKKVELPVYFSVKNKDQAQKITEALVALGVSQKDFTFIYDKNPKIEGPISGIWSGVSAFNEGSVLFLAVDQPLVELSFLKFLTSLSEIFCHGFVLLSQGQEKIKPFPGVYPVWLKDEIETFFTMSPKYSLFRFFNHLMNKGRVLILKDSLVNPKNFINLNTLEDLKEAERCFCQR